The proteins below come from a single Eremothecium sinecaudum strain ATCC 58844 chromosome II, complete sequence genomic window:
- the MSC7 gene encoding meiotic recombination directing protein (Syntenic homolog of Ashbya gossypii AAL075W; Syntenic homolog of Saccharomyces cerevisiae YHR039C (MSC7)), translated as MSDNHNIYSFPVSSFNSTEHDRIFDWLYLQIIHHQNINNTHKMFQLGTTSIILLIVTLYFGYRYFFNYGKALKPVSFQMAMPEQAQKHWKGKRLFKTAIYNPEHPNLIQSYCPATGQFLGNFPSMDKEKIDELIARAAESQKQWSRTTFDQRIQVLETLRDFILKNQEMISRVACRDSGKTMVDASMGEILVTLEKLEWIIKHGKKVLKTSKRPGPSNFFMKFYKGAEVRYEPLGVVAALVSWNYPFHNLLGPIIASIFTGNGIVIKCSEQVVWSSDFFIRMVKKALELCGHPPDLVQLCCCFPPNENDDSANYFTSHPGLSHLTFIGSKQVAHHVLAAASKTLTPVIVELGGKDAIIVLDSCNKLKQLSSIIMRGTFQSAGQNCIGIERVIVSARNYHELVNILESRISVLRLGADIDNLEEVDMGAMISDSRFDELEELVKDAVSKGARLLHGGTRYHHPNYPQGHYFKPTLLVDVTTDMNITKCEVFGPILTVMKAKDTEECIKIANSTDFGLGGSVFGSSYEECNYVTNSLRTGNVAINDFATFYVSQLPFGGVDGSGYGKFGGEEGLLGLCLAKSVCYDKIPFVSTQIPPPLDYPIKDNKKACTFANSFITGSYTSSTWERIKSLFTLARNSN; from the coding sequence ATGTCTGATAATCATAATATATACTCGTTCCCGGTCTCATCATTTAATTCAACAGAGCATGATCGTATCTTTGACTGGTTATACCTTCAAATAATTCACCACCAGAACATAAATAATACACACAAGATGTTTCAATTAGGAACTACGTCCATTATACTGCTAATTGTTACGTTATATTTTGGTTATAGGTACTTTTTTAATTATGGTAAGGCCCTGAAGCCGGTTAGTTTTCAAATGGCTATGCCTGAACAAGCTCAAAAGCACTGGAAAGGAAAAAGGCTGTTCAAAACCGCCATATATAATCCTGAACACCCCAATTTGATCCAGAGCTACTGTCCTGCAACTGGGCAGTTTTTGGGGAATTTTCCGTCCATGGACAAGGAAAAGATCGATGAGCTGATTGCCCGCGCTGCGGAATCTCAGAAGCAGTGGAGTAGAACCACCTTTGACCAAAGGATCCAGGTCCTTGAAACTTTAAGAGACTTTATATTGAAAAATCAGGAGATGATATCGCGGGTTGCTTGTAGAGATTCGGGCAAGACTATGGTGGACGCATCTATGGGTGAGATTTTAGTAACTCTTGAGAAGTTGGAATGGATAATCAAGCACGGGAAGAAGGTTCTGAAAACTTCCAAACGCCCAGGTCCTAGTAACTTTTTTATGAAGTTCTACAAGGGCGCTGAAGTGCGTTATGAGCCTCTCGGTGTTGTTGCAGCGTTGGTTTCCTGGAATTATCCATTCCATAACCTTCTAGGTCCTATAATAGCTAGTATCTTTACTGGTAATGGTATCGTTATAAAATGTTCCGAGCAAGTGGTTTGGTCTAGTGATTTTTTCATTCGTATGGTAAAGAAGGCGTTAGAACTATGTGGGCATCCTCCCGATTTGGTTCAATTGTGCTGCTGCTTCCCACCTAATGAAAACGATGACTCGGCAAACTACTTCACTTCCCATCCTGGTTTAAGCCATTTGACTTTCATTGGAAGTAAGCAGGTGGCACATCATGTCCTAGCTGCTGCTTCGAAAACATTGACTCCTGTAATTGTTGAATTGGGAGGAAAGGACGCTATTATTGTATTGGATTCCTGTAACAAATTGAAACAACTTTCATCCATTATAATGCGTGGAACGTTCCAATCGGCAGGACAGAACTGTATTGGTATTGAGAGGGTAATTGTTTCAGCTCGCAACTACCATGAACTTGTAAATATTTTAGAGAGTCGCATAAGCGTATTGAGATTGGGAGCTGACATTGACAATTTGGAGGAAGTAGACATGGGTGCGATGATTAGTGACAGTAGGTTTGATGAATTAGAAGAGCTGGTAAAGGATGCTGTCAGCAAAGGCGCAAGGCTTTTGCATGGTGGGACAAGATATCATCATCCAAACTATCCCCAGGGACATTACTTTAAGCCAACATTACTCGTTGATGTCACCACTGATATGAATATCACAAAATGTGAAGTTTTTGGACCGATTTTAACTGTGATGAAAGCAAAGGATACAGAAGAATGTATAAAGATTGCAAACAGTACAGACTTCGGACTTGGTGGGTCTGTTTTTGGAAGTTCTTACGAAGAATGCAACTATGTCACCAACTCACTAAGAACCGGCAACGTTGCAATTAATGATTTTGCTACGTTTTATGTTTCGCAACTACCTTTTGGTGGAGTCGACGGCTCGGGTTACGGCAAATTTGGCGGTGAAGAGGGACTGTTGGGTTTATGCCTTGCTAAGAGTGTGTGCTACGACAAGATACCATTTGTATCAACTCAGATCCCACCCCCACTAGACTACCCAATTAAAGATAATAAGAAGGCATGTACGTTTGCTAACAGCTTTATTACGGGCTCGTACACGAGCTCAACCTGGGAAAGGATAAAGTCTCTGTTTACCTTGGCCAGAAACAGCAATTAA
- the RRF1 gene encoding Rrf1p (Syntenic homolog of Ashbya gossypii AAL074C; Syntenic homolog of Saccharomyces cerevisiae YHR038W (RRF1)), with the protein MFSRIGFVTRRISSRCFSSTRFISAKKNNASREAAPQMEVFDIKSYLDKTVKRYETAVELYKKKLATKKLGGADPNMFNHLTVEKLNSKFTDVAATSMKGRNALLITVFDPKDTKHIISTILSSGMNINPERVPNNEQQLKVTLPPFTTETRQACCKELKQLFEEYKGTGSKNSLGSIRSSVMKEMKALQKKNDKVDKAIQDIEKLHKKYIDLMQDQLKQAQKNVMN; encoded by the coding sequence ATGTTCAGCAGAATTGGGTTTGTAACCAGAAGGATTTCAAGCCGTTGCTTTAGTAGCACGCGGTTTATTAGTGCCAAGAAGAACAATGCTTCACGCGAGGCTGCTCCCCAGATGGAGGTGTTTGACATCAAGTCATATCTGGATAAGACGGTAAAGAGGTACGAGACTGCCGTGGAGCTTtacaagaagaagctaGCTACAAAAAAACTGGGCGGCGCAGACCCTAATATGTTCAACCACTTGACAGTGGAGAAGCTGAACTCCAAGTTTACAGACGTTGCTGCAACGTCCATGAAAGGCCGCAACGCGCTGCTAATCACCGTTTTCGACCCAAAGGATACCAAGCACATTATAAGCACGATTTTGAGCTCTGGCATGAACATAAACCCGGAACGTGTTCCTAATAATGAGCAGCAGCTGAAGGTTACGCTGCCTCCGTTCACCACCGAGACCCGGCAAGCCTGTTGCAAGGAACTAAAGCAGCTGTTCGAAGAATACAAAGGCACTGGAAGCAAGAATTCCCTGGGCAGTATACGTTCTTCTGTGATGAAGGAAATGAAGGCGTTGCAGAAGAAAAACGATAAAGTCGATAAAGCTATTCAAGATATCGAAAAGTTGCACAAGAAGTACATAGATTTGATGCAGGATCAGCTGAAGCAAGCGCAGAAAAATGTCATGAACTAA
- a CDS encoding alpha-keto acid decarboxylase family protein (Syntenic homolog of Ashbya gossypii AAL073W; Non-syntenic homolog of Saccharomyces cerevisiae YGR087C (PDC6) and YLR134W (PDC5)) — translation MSEITLGRYLFERLKQVDVQTIFGLPGDFNLSLLDKIYEVDGMRWAGNANELNAAYAADGYSRVKGMSCLVTTFGVGELSALNGIAGSYAEHVGVLHVVGVPSTSAQAKQLLLHHTLGNGDFTVFHRMSSNISETSAMITELTSAPAEIDRCIRTCYITKRPVYLGLPANMVDLTVSSKLLETPIDLELTPNDEEAENEVVNTVLELIKKSKNPVILADACASRHDVKKEAIDLINETQFPAFVTPMGKGCIDESHSRFGGVYVGTLSSPEVKDAVESADLVLSIGALLSDFNTGSFSYSYKTRNVVEFHSDHAKIRNAVFAGVQMKFALQKLVKMISDINLDYTPTPVPTVKAGAKVDDPSTPLKQEWIWENVSKFFQEGDIIITETGTAAFGIVQSKFPKDAYGISQVLWGSIGFTTGACLGAAFAAEEIDPKRRVMLFIGDGSLQLTVQEISTMIRWGLKPYLFVLNNDGYTIERLIHGEKAQYNDIQPWDNLKLLPLFNAKDYEAIKVSTTGEWEKVMNNPDFKKNDRIRMIEVMLSVMDAPSSLIRQAKLTAETNARQ, via the coding sequence ATGTCTGAAATAACTTTAGGCCGTTATTTGTTTGAAAGGTTAAAGCAGGTTGATGTGCAGACTATCTTCGGTCTACCAGGTGACTTCAATTTGTCCCTATTGGACAAAATATATGAAGTTGATGGAATGAGATGGGCTGGTAACGCTAATGAATTGAATGCTGCTTACGCTGCTGATGGTTACTCAAGAGTTAAGGGTATGTCATGTTTGGTGACTACTTTCGGTGTTGGTGAGTTGTCAGCGTTGAATGGTATTGCTGGTTCTTATGCAGAGCACGTGGGTGTTTTACATGTGGTGGGAGTTCCATCTACGTCGGCACAAGCCAAGCAGTTGTTGTTGCACCACACTTTAGGTAATGGTGATTTCACTGTTTTCCACCGGATGTCTTCGAATATTTCTGAGACGTCGGCTATGATTACTGAGTTGACTTCCGCTCCAGCTGAGATAGACAGATGTATTAGAACTTGTTACATTACCAAAAGACCTGTTTACTTGGGGCTTCCGGCTAACATGGTAGACCTCACGGTCAGCTCGAAGTTATTGGAAACTCCAATTGATTTGGAGTTGACGCCTAATGATGAGGAAGCAGAAAACGAAGTCGTCAACACAGTTTTGGAGTTGATTAAGAAATCAAAAAACCCTGTAATCTTGGCGGACGCGTGTGCTTCTAGGCATGATGTCAAGAAGGAAGCTATTGATTTGATAAATGAGACTCAATTTCCAGCCTTTGTTACACCTATGGGTAAAGGGTGTATCGATGAAAGCCATAGCAGGTTCGGTGGTGTCTACGTCGGTACCCTATCTTCTCCCGAAGTCAAGGATGCAGTGGAGTCTGCTGACTTAGTTCTATCTATCGGAGCCCTTTTGTCTGATTTCAACACTGGGTCTTTCTCATACTCTTACAAGACCAGAAATGTGGTGGAGTTCCACTCCGACCATGCTAAGATTAGAAATGCTGTCTTTGCAGGCGTTCAGATGAAATTCGCTCTACAAAAGCTTGTAAAAATGATTTCTGATATCAATCTTGATTACACACCTACCCCTGTTCCAACAGTAAAAGCCGGAGCCAAGGTTGACGATCCTTCGACACCATTAAAACAGGAATGGATATGGGAAAATGTGTCTAAGTTCTTCCAAGAAGGCGATATTATAATTACTGAAACTGGTACTGCAGCGTTCGGTATTGTCCAATCTAAATTTCCTAAGGATGCTTATGGTATTTCTCAAGTTTTATGGGGCTCAATTGGTTTTACAACAGGCGCCTGTTTGGGAGCCGCTTTTGCTGCGGAAGAGATAGATCCAAAGAGAAGAGTGATGCTATTTATtggcgatggttcattgCAATTAACTGTTCAAGAGATCTCTACCATGATAAGATGGGGATTGAAGCCATATTTGTTCGTCCTAAACAATGATGGTTACACAATTGAAAGATTAATTCACGGTGAGAAGGCTCAATACAATGATATCCAGCCATGGGACAACTTGAAGTTATTGCCATTATTCAATGCTAAGGATTATGAAGCCATTAAGGTTTCAACAACCGGTGAATGGGAAAAGGTCATGAACAACCCAGATTTCAAGAAGAATGACCGAATTAGAATGATAGAAGTTATGCTCTCTGTTATGGACGCTCCATCTAGTTTGATTCGCCAAGCAAAACTCACTGCCGAAACAAATGCTCGGCAGTGA
- the SSD1 gene encoding mRNA-binding translational repressor SSD1 (Syntenic homolog of Ashbya gossypii AAL072C; Syntenic homolog of Saccharomyces cerevisiae YDR293C (SSD1)) — MGFNNTHRQEEIGANKNVATTTGGRNNARKIHIAHRKSPCELTNLMIEQFNLTRQLDIGQQQHSPVQKHHNISQLSENHAYGATVAPVGATSFLQPPQPQFNNSPAPNTSNKSRSHSRNNSGFYSGNNDFGGSSSHRRTGSQSSVYGHTRRHSLGLNEAKKAAAEEQAKRAVSILSSTPTKLEHSPDGEESSANISAFKFPPPAPVPPQAGHRRANSAMSPNRSFQFPATSSGKENQDDSPAVDHSHRRTSSRGQDLPGINSNWRVQQTHQQQSSSYHKTSYSNQGFGLDPSPVFQPGHRSRGSNASTHSFNSSPGANNANGRKSLFAPYLPQANIPQLIEEGRLVAGVLRVNKKNRSDAWVSTDGVLDADIFICGSKDRNRALEGDIVAVELLMVDDVWESKKEKEEKKRRKDASTQQDVVSLDSKDDYHNDASLGSSSVNTSGSTQQQNASASKSGENSNGTGSIKRRGSLKQRPTQKKNDDVEVEGQSLLLVEEEVISDEFKPLYAGHVVAVLDRIPGQLFSGTLGLLRPSQQSCDSDKPQKPKIVWFKPTDKKVPLIAIPIEQAPKDFVENSENYTNKTFVASIKRWPITSLHPFGTLVSQLGEINDPATEIDSILRDNNFLLDEYPEHGDYTKDKELYSPKVLSAEELAERKVYDETVAISEDGILSNLALHVETLPDGNIELGCHVVDVTAHIEEGSSLDRRARKRSTAVFMPQRSVQLLPDSVNKHLNLEAGRQTATLSVIYKIHPKTYEVISYEINESLVEPKALLTFEQLNREFDREPDKITEFAKLLYSISTQFFRQRFQLTDEDISSNSKLSLLSTLDDEKVKVNLNLFETSLAASIIGEIEHKVNNTVAEKIYVNLGPAAFLRRQSPPVSTKLQLFKKKVQRFNTYPVHSLLQSIISMEDAKTKTCVELLLYKALNRARYFVAAKVEPDQFGHFSLNMHLYTHFTAPLRRYADHVVHRQLKSVIHGTEYKEDLESLKITSEYCNFKKDCASHAQQQAIHLLLSKTINDMGNAGGQLLVVANVLQVYESSFDVFIPEFGIEKRIHGDQLPLIKAEYDGSSRVLELYWQRGIDSATFVPPDEKNPKSYRTSIKNKFRSTSKEIALMQKTAKETESGLIGDELASEFSKLHIEAPRLHILTSDEASDDPLAPYLDLAITRQEGDNYIQEIHELSQVPVLLRAEIGMALPCLTIRALNPFTTNY; from the coding sequence ATGGGATTCAACAACACCCATCGACAAGAGGAGATTGGTGCTAATAAAAACGTTGCTACTACAACCGGTGGCAGGAATAATGCTAGGAAGATCCATATTGCTCATAGAAAATCACCGTGTGAGCTAACCAACTTGATGATTGAGCAGTTTAATCTGACCAGGCAGCTGGATATTGGCCAGCAGCAGCACTCGCCTGTTCAGAAACACCATAATATCTCTCAGCTGAGTGAAAACCATGCGTATGGCGCAACTGTTGCACCGGTTGGAGCTACATCTTTTCTACAGCCTCCCCAACCGCAGTTCAACAATAGCCCGGCACCCAATACTTCTAACAAGAGCCGATCCCATTCTAGAAATAACTCTGGATTTTACAGCGGTAATAATGATTTTGGTGGTTCTTCGTCTCATAGGAGAACTGGATCCCAATCCAGTGTATATGGGCACACGAGACGACATTCGCTGGGGTTGAACGAGGCGAAGAAAGCGGCAGCCGAGGAGCAGGCTAAAAGAGCTGTTTCTATTCTTAGTAGTACACCTACTAAATTGGAGCATTCACCAGATGGGGAAGAGTCTTCAGCAAATATTTCAGCCTTCAAGTTTCCTCCACCTGCTCCCGTGCCACCCCAAGCTGGTCATCGTCGCGCCAACTCTGCTATGTCGCCTAATCGCTCCTTTCAGTTCCCTGCAACTTCATCCGGTAAAGAAAATCAAGATGATTCACCTGCGGTGGATCACTCACACCGCCGCACAAGTTCAAGGGGACAGGATCTACCCGGTATTAACTCGAACTGGAGAGTGCAGCAAACACATCAACAGCAATCATCTTCATATCACAAAACTTCCTATTCTAATCAAGGATTTGGGTTAGATCCTTCCCCTGTTTTCCAGCCCGGTCACAGATCGCGTGGTTCCAACGCTTCTACGCATAGTTTTAATTCTAGTCCCGGTGCGAACAATGCCAATGGCAGAAAATCTTTGTTTGCTCCATATTTACCACAAGCAAATATACCGCAATTAATTGAAGAAGGCAGATTGGTCGCAGGTGTCCTCCGTGTTAATAAGAAGAATCGTTCAGACGCATGGGTTTCTACTGATGGCGTTCTAGATGCTGATATATTTATTTGTGGATCCAAGGACCGTAACAGAGCACTTGAAGGTGATATTGTCGCCGTGGAGCTGCTAATGGTCGACGATGTGTGGGAGTCTAAAAAGGAAAAAGAGGaaaagaaaagaaggaaaGATGCGTCAACACAGCAAGATGTGGTTTCTTTGGACTCAAAGGATGACTATCACAACGACGCCTCTTTGGGAAGTTCTAGCGTAAACACTTCAGGTTCAACACAGCAACAGAACGCATCAGCCTCTAAGAGTGGTGAAAATTCTAACGGCACAGGCTCAATTAAGAGAAGAGGTTCTTTGAAGCAAAGGCCAACGCAAAAGAAGAACGACGatgttgaagttgaagGTCAGTCTTTACTTCTGGTCGAAGAGGAAGTAATTAGTGATGAATTTAAACCTCTTTATGCGGGCCATGTTGTTGCAGTCCTCGATCGTATTCCTGGACAGTTGTTTAGTGGTACTTTGGGCTTACTAAGACCATCGCAACAATCTTGCGATTCTGATAAACCTCAAAAGCCAAAAATTGTGTGGTTCAAACCTACAGATAAGAAAGTCCCATTGATTGCTATTCCAATAGAACAAGCGCCAAAGGATTTTGTTGAAAACTCTGAGAATTACACTAATAAGACGTTCGTAGCCTCTATAAAGCGTTGGCCCATCACTTCTTTGCATCCATTTGGTACCCTAGTGTCTCAGTTGGGCGAGATCAACGATCCGGCGACAGAAATTGATTCCATACTAAGAGATAACAATTTTCTGTTGGATGAATACCCAGAACATGGAGATTACACCAAGGATAAAGAACTATATAGCCCAAAGGTGCTCAGTGCAGAGGAGTTGGCGGAGAGAAAGGTTTATGATGAAACGGTTGCAATCTCTGAAGATGGCATTCTCTCTAACCTTGCTTTACATGTTGAAACCTTACCTGATGGCAATATCGAACTGGGATGCCATGTTGTTGATGTGACCGCTCATATTGAAGAAGGATCGTCTTTGGATAGACGAGCACGGAAGAGATCAACTGCAGTGTTCATGCCTCAGAGATCCGTCCAATTGTTGCCCGATTCTGTGAATAAACATTTAAACTTAGAAGCTGGTCGCCAGACGGCTACTTTGTCTGTCATTTACAAAATCCATCCAAAAACCTATGAGGTTATTTCTTATGAAATTAATGAGAGCTTAGTGGAACCTAAAGCATTATTGACATTTGAGCAATTAAACAGAGAATTTGATAGGGAACCTGATAAAATTACTGAATTTGCCAAATTACTTTATTCTATATCTACTCAATTTTTCCGCCAAAGGTTTCAACTGACTGACGAAGATATCTCTTCTAATAGTAAATTGTCATTACTTTCTACATTGGATGACGAAAAGGTCAAAGTTAACTTGAATCTTTTTGAAACATCTTTGGCAGCATCTATCATTGGTGAAATTGAACATAAGGTGAATAACACCGTTGCTGAGAAGATATATGTCAACTTAGGACCTGCTGCGTTTTTGAGAAGACAATCGCCACCGGTCTCTACCAAACTGCAGCTTTTTAAGAAAAAAGTGCAAAGGTTCAACACATATCCAGTTCACAGTTTACTGCAATCAATAATATCTATGGAGGACGCTAAAACTAAGACATGTGTTGAGTTGCTTCTTTATAAGGCATTAAACCGTGCTAGGTATTTTGTTGCTGCTAAGGTGGAACCGGATCAGTTTGGGCATTTTTCGCTGAATATGCACTTGTATACGCACTTCACCGCGCCTTTAAGGCGGTACGCTGACCATGTTGTTCACAGACAGCTAAAGTCAGTTATTCATGGCACAGAGTACAAAGAGGATTTGGAGTCCTTGAAAATTACCTCCGAGTACTGTAACTTCAAGAAGGACTGTGCTAGCCATGCTCAACAACAAGCTATTCACTTGTTATTAAGCAAAACGATTAATGATATGGGTAATGCTGGTGGCCAATTACTAGTGGTCGCGAATGTCCTTCAAGTTTACGAATCATCTTTTGACGTCTTTATCCCAGAATTTGGTATTGAGAAAAGAATCCATGGCGATCAACTGCCATTAATTAAAGCTGAATATGATGGAAGTAGTCGAGTATTGGAGTTATATTGGCAGCGTGGTATCGACAGTGCGACTTTTGTACCACCTGATGAAAAGAATCCAAAATCATACAGAACTTCtatcaaaaataaattCAGGTCAACAAGTAAAGAAATTGCACTAATGCAGAAAACTGCAAAGGAAACTGAATCTGGTTTAATTGGCGATGAACTTGCATCGGAATTTTCAAAACTACATATTGAAGCTCCAAGACTCCATATCCTGACAAGCGACGAAGCAAGTGACGATCCCTTAGCCCCTTACCTAGACCTTGCCATTACCAGGCAGGAAGGTGATAATTATATTCAGGAAATTCATGAGTTGAGCCAAGTCCCAGTTCTCTTGAGGGCTGAGATTGGTATGGCATTGCCTTGTTTGACGATAAGGGCATTAAATCCATTCACCACTAACTATTAA
- the PUT2 gene encoding 1-pyrroline-5-carboxylate dehydrogenase (Syntenic homolog of Ashbya gossypii AAL071C; Syntenic homolog of Saccharomyces cerevisiae YHR037W (PUT2)), whose amino-acid sequence MLRLSKRFVAQLSHVKPPPHITNEAVKPFGKKDTLDWDLLRASISKFSNLTLDVPLVINGKRLHNSDGHSAFQQLNPAMHSQVLANVAQATPEQIQSAIKAAKNAKAKWYRMPFYDRAAIFLRAADLITTKYRYDMLAATMLGQGKNVYQAEIDCITELADFFRFNVKYAQELYHQQPIESASGAWNRAEYRPLEGFVYAVSPFNFTAISANLVGAPALMGNTVVWKPSQSAALSNYLIMNVLEEAGLPAGVINFVPGNPVEVTDMVLKDEYFSALHFTGSTTVFKQLYSKIQQGVANDIYRDYPRIVGETGGKNFHLIHSSANLTHAVMSTIRGAFEYQGQKCSATSRLYIPKSVSDRFIEELVATASTIMPVNTSKSNINGGDLHGFMGPVIHKQSYDKLVSVIEEAKTDPALEILSGGDYSDSNGYYISPTIIRTTDPVHKFMSTEFFGPILTVYEYADHQYKNICELIDSTAKYGLTGSIFARDREAINIADDLLKFSAGNFYINDKCTGAVVGQQWFGGARMSGTNDKAGSGNILNRFVSVRAVKENFYELTGYKYPSNYS is encoded by the coding sequence ATGCTACGTCTAAGTAAGAGGTTCGTGGCCCAGCTCTCTCACGTGAAGCCTCCTCCGCACATTACCAATGAGGCTGTCAAGCCCTTTGGGAAGAAGGACACTTTGGATTGGGATCTTTTGCGTGCGTCGATCTCGAAATTTAGTAATTTGACTCTGGACGTCCCCTTGGTGATTAACGGAAAGCGACTCCATAATAGTGATGGGCACTCGGCGTTTCAGCAATTGAACCCAGCCATGCATAGTCAAGTCCTGGCTAATGTTGCACAGGCAACTCCAGAACAGATTCAGTCTGCCATCAAGGCAGCTAAGAATGCGAAGGCGAAGTGGTATAGGATGCCGTTTTATGATAGGGCTGCCATATTTTTGAGGGCTGCAGACCTAATTACTACGAAATATCGGTATGACATGCTAGCTGCTACGATGTTAGGACAAGGTAAAAACGTGTACCAAGCTGAAATTGACTGTATCACCGAATTGGCGGATTTCTTCCGTTTCAATGTGAAGTATGCCCAGGAATTGTACCATCAACAGCCAATTGAGTCAGCTAGCGGTGCCTGGAACAGGGCTGAGTATCGACCATTGGAAGGTTTTGTTTACGCTGTATCTCCTTTCAATTTCACTGCCATTTCTGCAAACCTAGTGGGAGCTCCTGCGTTGATGGGTAACACCGTTGTCTGGAAGCCTTCCCAGAGCGCTGCTTTGTCCAATTATCTGATTATGAATGTACTAGAAGAGGCTGGCTTGCCCGCCGGTGTCATTAACTTTGTTCCGGGCAATCCTGTGGAAGTTACCGACATGGTATTGAAGGATGAGTACTTCTCTGCCCTCCACTTCACTGGATCAACCACTGTGTTCAAGCAACTGTACTCCAAGATTCAACAGGGTGTTGCTAATGATATCTACAGAGATTACCCAAGAATTGTAGGTGAGACAGGGGGTAAGAATTTCCACTTGATCCACTCTAGTGCAAATCTCACACATGCCGTTATGAGCACTATAAGAGGAGCCTTCGAGTACCAAGGTCAGAAGTGTTCTGCCACTTCAAGGTTGTACATCCCTAAGTCAGTGTCCGATAGGTTCATTGAGGAACTAGTAGCAACCGCTTCCACAATCATGCCTGTCAACACATCAAAGTCCAACATCAATGGCGGAGATTTACATGGATTCATGGGCCCTGTCATTCACAAACAAAGCTACGATAAGTTAGTCTCCGTAATCGAGGAGGCCAAGACTGACCCTGCATTGGAAATCTTGTCTGGCGGTGACTACAGTGATAGCAATGGATACTACATCTCCCCAACTATCATCAGGACTACGGACCCCGTTCACAAGTTCATGTCTACCGAATTTTTTGGCCCTATCCTAACTGTTTACGAGTACGCTGATCATCAATACAAAAATATTTGCGAGCTCATTGATTCCACTGCCAAGTACGGCCTCACCGGTTCCATTTTTGCTCGCGACAGAGAAGCAATTAACATCGCAGACGACCTACTGAAGTTTAGTGCAGGAAACTTCTATATCAATGATAAGTGCACGGGCGCTGTCGTCGGCCAGCAATGGTTCGGTGGTGCTAGAATGAGCGGCACTAATGATAAGGCTGGTTCCGGTAACATCTTAAATAGATTTGTCAGCGTAAGAGCTGTCAAAGAAAATTTCTATGAGTTAACAGGCTATAAGTACCCATCCAACTACTCATAG